The following are encoded in a window of Desulfovibrio oxyclinae DSM 11498 genomic DNA:
- a CDS encoding sulfite exporter TauE/SafE family protein, with the protein MIEYALIFSVVMLGGFVQGLTGFGSIMISLPLLSLMLDIKTVIPVISLLALCLNSTVCYSVRRSISPGRLTVLLIATLPGLPLGAWALKYVSPESLTLLLGLLIVVFMGHQLLFRPARRELGKPWAAVTGLTAGFLGGSIGANGPPIIVYVTSQPWPKDEIKATLAGYFLMAGIGISGSHYFFGMITPDVIDLFLRLVPALALGMLLGIKCYGKLSEDIFRRAAMILAFGLGLMITFKAI; encoded by the coding sequence ATGATTGAATACGCGCTCATTTTTTCCGTGGTGATGCTCGGTGGATTCGTTCAGGGCTTGACCGGCTTCGGGTCGATCATGATCTCACTGCCGCTTCTTTCGCTGATGCTGGACATCAAGACGGTCATTCCGGTGATCAGCCTGTTGGCGCTCTGCCTGAACTCGACGGTGTGCTACTCCGTGCGCCGCAGCATCTCGCCCGGACGGCTGACGGTGCTTCTGATCGCCACCCTGCCCGGGCTACCGCTCGGGGCATGGGCGCTCAAATACGTCTCGCCCGAGTCGCTTACGCTGCTGCTCGGCCTGCTCATCGTCGTCTTCATGGGCCACCAGCTCCTTTTTCGTCCCGCCCGGAGAGAGCTGGGCAAACCCTGGGCCGCGGTCACGGGCCTGACTGCGGGATTCCTCGGCGGCAGCATCGGCGCGAACGGCCCGCCCATCATCGTCTACGTAACCTCTCAGCCATGGCCCAAGGACGAAATCAAGGCCACTCTGGCCGGCTACTTTCTGATGGCTGGCATCGGCATCTCCGGCTCGCACTACTTCTTCGGAATGATCACGCCTGACGTCATCGACCTTTTCCTGCGACTGGTCCCCGCCCTTGCGCTGGGCATGCTTCTCGGCATCAAGTGCTACGGCAAGCTTTCCGAAGACATCTTCCGGCGCGCCGCCATGATCCTCGCCTTCGGGCTTGGGCTCATGATTACCTTCAAGGCAATTTAG
- a CDS encoding ferredoxin has product MAIVIDAEECVGCETCVELCPDVFEMDDDGEKAIVIKPDSDAECVDECIDTCPSEAISRE; this is encoded by the coding sequence ATGGCCATTGTCATTGATGCAGAAGAATGTGTGGGCTGCGAAACCTGCGTGGAGCTTTGCCCCGATGTTTTCGAGATGGACGATGATGGCGAAAAGGCCATTGTCATCAAACCCGATTCCGATGCCGAGTGCGTCGATGAATGCATTGATACCTGCCCTTCCGAGGCGATATCCAGAGAGTAG
- a CDS encoding PAS domain S-box protein, whose product MAGRNGATVKTDPRGTWIRVAIPTLMSLLLFFVAIFFVELPNFREGLVEQKKSGIRNVVQLGIDIVHRQYKLETAGIISREEAQKRALALLATMRYGPEGKAYYWVNDMDGVMVMHPYRRDLENKNVIDLEDITGKQLIREIVDSVAEEGGSFVSYYWQWQDEPGRIEQKLSYVQGFKPWGWVVGSGLYLDDVEQEMRLYLRKQLWTLLGITLIILLLGGLSIWQGVRADRDMARTAGMFRAIFNQTYQFIGLLRVDGRLLRANQSALGFLGIMPREVVGKPFWETAWWNHSPDQMQQCREAISRAALGEIVRGEARHKNFLGELRVIDYSLKPVRDEGGHIIYLLAEGRDVTDWKTAELALRASERYSRMLFEQAAVGLGVVDGDGRFTDVNQTFADILRGRPEHISGTLISDWLPGGTRERDQLMQADSMDPVEKWMLRQDGNVVPVRIASIRFEAADQERFMFSVEDITDLKQAEEELRLSEEKYRDLVQDAQSVILRWRTDGTILFANEFAQKLFGYSDEELVGHEMQNTIMPEADMEESMAELTKTIAMTPDNYHSTEMWNIRKDGQKLWMAWTSKPLFDSNGNLTEILSVGLDSTERRKAQDELRALNEELELRVEARTNELKESLESLKKAQEQLVESEKMASLGGLVAGVAHEINTPIGVGVTTISYLQQKADEMDRVYKDGKLKRSDFEKFIKLSMESSSAVLLNLSRASELIQSFKQVAVDQTSEERRTFKIKQYIDEVLLSLRSKYKRTKHEISVSGPEVELDSYPGAVMQVLTNLLMNSLSHGFDGVEAGHITIKTELQGERVVIEYADDGNGMDEETRARIFEPFYTTKRGRGGTGLGMHMVYNLVTQRLQGTISCQSSPGNGATFRVTIPLGPKGGKV is encoded by the coding sequence ATGGCTGGTAGGAACGGAGCAACTGTCAAGACAGACCCGAGAGGGACGTGGATTCGCGTGGCGATCCCCACCCTCATGTCGCTCCTGCTTTTCTTTGTAGCCATATTTTTCGTCGAACTGCCCAACTTCCGCGAAGGGCTTGTGGAGCAGAAAAAGAGCGGCATACGCAATGTCGTTCAGCTTGGCATCGATATCGTCCACCGGCAGTACAAGCTGGAAACAGCCGGAATCATTTCCCGCGAAGAAGCGCAGAAGCGTGCGCTAGCGCTGCTTGCCACCATGCGCTATGGCCCGGAAGGCAAAGCCTACTACTGGGTCAACGATATGGATGGCGTCATGGTCATGCATCCCTACCGGCGCGACCTTGAAAACAAGAACGTCATTGATCTCGAAGACATAACCGGCAAGCAGCTGATCCGTGAGATAGTGGACTCAGTGGCCGAGGAAGGTGGCAGCTTCGTGTCCTACTACTGGCAGTGGCAGGATGAGCCGGGCCGCATCGAACAAAAGCTCTCCTATGTGCAGGGGTTTAAGCCATGGGGCTGGGTAGTGGGGTCCGGCCTGTATCTTGATGACGTCGAGCAGGAGATGAGGCTTTATCTGCGCAAGCAGCTCTGGACCTTGCTGGGCATCACTCTGATCATCCTGCTGTTGGGTGGCCTGTCGATATGGCAGGGCGTTCGCGCTGATCGGGATATGGCCCGGACCGCGGGAATGTTCCGTGCCATCTTCAACCAGACCTACCAGTTCATAGGTCTGCTGCGCGTGGACGGCAGGCTCCTGCGTGCCAACCAGAGCGCCCTCGGATTCCTCGGCATTATGCCCCGTGAAGTCGTCGGAAAGCCGTTCTGGGAAACCGCGTGGTGGAATCATTCTCCCGACCAGATGCAGCAGTGCCGGGAAGCCATCTCCCGCGCCGCACTGGGCGAAATTGTTCGCGGTGAAGCCCGCCACAAGAATTTCCTCGGTGAATTGCGTGTCATCGACTACTCCCTGAAGCCTGTGCGGGATGAAGGGGGACACATCATCTATCTGCTGGCGGAAGGCCGCGACGTAACCGACTGGAAAACCGCCGAACTGGCCCTGCGGGCCAGCGAGCGTTACAGCAGGATGCTGTTTGAGCAGGCTGCGGTTGGGCTCGGCGTGGTTGACGGGGACGGCCGTTTTACAGATGTGAACCAGACCTTTGCAGATATTCTACGCGGTCGGCCCGAGCATATTTCCGGTACCCTGATCTCCGACTGGCTTCCCGGCGGCACCCGCGAGCGGGATCAGCTCATGCAGGCGGACTCCATGGATCCGGTGGAGAAGTGGATGCTTCGGCAGGACGGCAATGTCGTGCCGGTCCGAATCGCCTCCATACGTTTCGAGGCAGCCGATCAGGAGCGATTCATGTTCTCGGTGGAGGATATTACGGATCTGAAGCAGGCGGAAGAGGAGCTTCGCCTGAGTGAAGAGAAGTACCGTGACCTCGTGCAGGATGCCCAGAGTGTCATCCTTCGCTGGCGCACCGACGGCACCATTCTTTTTGCCAACGAGTTCGCACAGAAGCTGTTCGGCTATTCCGATGAAGAGCTTGTGGGCCATGAAATGCAGAACACCATCATGCCCGAGGCCGACATGGAAGAAAGCATGGCCGAGCTGACAAAGACCATCGCCATGACGCCGGACAACTATCACTCAACCGAGATGTGGAACATAAGAAAGGATGGTCAGAAGCTGTGGATGGCCTGGACCAGCAAGCCGCTTTTCGACAGCAACGGCAACCTGACGGAGATACTTTCCGTCGGGCTCGACAGTACGGAGCGTCGCAAGGCTCAGGACGAACTGCGTGCGCTCAATGAGGAACTCGAACTGCGCGTGGAAGCTCGCACCAACGAACTGAAGGAATCTCTGGAATCCCTCAAGAAGGCGCAGGAACAACTCGTGGAGTCGGAAAAAATGGCCTCACTGGGTGGCCTGGTCGCCGGGGTGGCCCACGAAATCAACACGCCCATTGGCGTTGGGGTGACAACCATTTCCTACCTTCAGCAAAAGGCCGATGAAATGGACCGGGTCTACAAGGACGGCAAGCTCAAACGCTCGGACTTCGAAAAGTTCATCAAGCTTTCCATGGAATCATCATCCGCCGTACTGCTGAACCTGAGTCGTGCTTCCGAACTGATACAGAGCTTCAAGCAGGTTGCAGTGGATCAGACCTCAGAAGAGCGTCGCACATTCAAGATCAAGCAGTACATTGATGAAGTGCTGTTGAGCCTGCGTTCCAAGTACAAGCGTACAAAGCATGAAATATCCGTAAGCGGCCCAGAAGTGGAACTGGACAGCTATCCCGGGGCGGTGATGCAGGTGTTGACCAACCTTCTCATGAATTCCCTGAGCCACGGCTTCGATGGTGTCGAGGCCGGTCATATCACGATCAAGACGGAGTTGCAGGGCGAACGGGTGGTTATCGAATATGCCGACGACGGAAACGGTATGGACGAGGAGACGCGAGCCAGAATTTTTGAACCTTTCTACACCACGAAGCGTGGGCGCGGCGGAACCGGCCTCGGAATGCACATGGTCTACAACCTTGTGACCCAGCGGCTGCAAGGCACCATCAGCTGCCAGAGCAGCCCCGGCAACGGTGCCACGTTCCGTGTGACCATCCCTCTTGGCCCCAAGGGTGGCAAGGTCTGA
- a CDS encoding quaternary amine ABC transporter ATP-binding protein, whose translation MAKIEVEHLYKIFGPNPSKVIPMLEKGMSKDEIMEKTKHGVGINDASFTVEEGEIVVVMGLSGSGKSTLVRCINRLIEPTSGTVRIDGQDVTSLDSEELRKMRLTKLGMVFQNFALYPHRTVLQNAEYGLEIQGVDASVRREKAANALSVVGLGGWEDSLPSQLSGGMQQRVGLARALALDPDILLMDEAFSALDPLIRSDMQDELINLQDDMQKTILFISHDLDEALKLGDRIVLMKDGRIVQTGTPEDILTSPADDYVERFVENADITQVLTAESVMKRCEAVAYLKSDGPRSALRKMRKHAISSLFVIDSEHRVAGVLSVEDCRTLVEKGSRDLSSAMTKDPKTVTLDTPASELIQIIYDLPYPLAVVNENGRLKGVIVRGTLLGALAERGNSDDNS comes from the coding sequence ATGGCCAAAATCGAAGTTGAACATTTATACAAGATCTTCGGCCCCAATCCGTCGAAGGTCATTCCCATGCTTGAAAAGGGGATGTCCAAAGACGAGATCATGGAGAAGACAAAACACGGCGTCGGCATCAATGACGCATCCTTCACCGTGGAAGAGGGCGAGATCGTTGTCGTCATGGGTCTTTCCGGTTCCGGTAAATCCACACTGGTCCGCTGCATTAACCGCCTCATCGAGCCCACTTCGGGCACCGTGCGCATCGATGGACAGGACGTAACGAGCCTGGACAGCGAGGAACTGCGCAAGATGCGGCTGACCAAACTGGGCATGGTCTTTCAGAATTTTGCGCTCTACCCGCACCGTACCGTGCTGCAGAATGCCGAGTACGGGCTGGAAATTCAGGGCGTTGACGCATCCGTCAGACGCGAAAAGGCCGCAAACGCACTGAGCGTCGTCGGTCTTGGCGGCTGGGAAGATTCCCTGCCTTCTCAGCTCTCCGGCGGAATGCAGCAGCGTGTGGGCCTTGCCCGCGCCCTTGCTCTGGATCCGGACATCCTGCTCATGGACGAAGCGTTTTCCGCGCTCGACCCGCTCATCCGCAGCGATATGCAGGATGAGCTGATCAACCTGCAGGATGACATGCAAAAGACCATCCTCTTCATCTCCCACGACCTCGACGAAGCCCTGAAGCTGGGCGATCGCATCGTGCTGATGAAAGACGGCCGCATCGTACAGACCGGCACTCCCGAAGACATTCTCACCAGCCCCGCCGACGATTACGTCGAACGCTTCGTGGAGAATGCCGACATCACGCAGGTCCTGACTGCGGAATCCGTTATGAAGCGCTGCGAAGCTGTGGCCTACCTCAAGTCCGACGGGCCGCGCTCCGCTCTGCGCAAGATGCGCAAGCACGCCATCTCCAGCCTGTTCGTTATTGACAGCGAACACCGCGTGGCGGGCGTTCTCTCCGTCGAGGACTGCCGCACCCTGGTCGAGAAAGGCAGCCGCGATCTCTCCAGCGCCATGACCAAGGACCCGAAAACGGTCACGCTGGACACTCCGGCGAGCGAACTCATCCAGATCATTTACGACCTTCCGTATCCGCTGGCGGTCGTCAACGAAAACGGCAGGCTCAAGGGCGTGATCGTGCGCGGAACCCTGCTGGGTGCACTTGCGGAAAGGGGGAACTCTGATGACAATTCCTAG
- a CDS encoding ABC transporter permease: protein MTIPRLPLGDWIEATIDFLVENLSFLTKAFSEITENGLDWIEAGLKAIPEWLFIPLFALMAWRLTKNRGVGFFCLFGFLLIWSMDLWNATISTLALVLVSTLVSIAIGVPVGIFAAMSRPVYRLVMPILDVMQTMPAFVYLIPAIPFFGLGKVAAIFSTVVFAMPPSIRLTCLGIKQVPGELVECAEAFGSTRWQRLFKLELPMATPTIMAGVNQTVMLALSMVVIAAMIGARGLGGEVWKAIQRMQMGDGFEAGIGIVIVAIALDRILQKLGSRSKA, encoded by the coding sequence ATGACAATTCCTAGACTGCCTTTAGGCGACTGGATTGAAGCCACTATCGACTTTCTGGTCGAGAACCTCTCGTTCCTGACCAAGGCTTTCTCCGAAATCACGGAAAACGGTCTGGACTGGATTGAAGCCGGTCTCAAGGCCATTCCCGAATGGCTGTTCATTCCGCTGTTCGCGCTCATGGCCTGGCGCCTGACCAAGAACCGCGGTGTGGGCTTCTTCTGCCTCTTCGGTTTCCTGCTCATCTGGAGCATGGACCTCTGGAATGCCACGATCAGTACGCTGGCGCTGGTGCTTGTTTCCACCTTGGTATCCATCGCCATCGGGGTGCCAGTGGGTATTTTCGCGGCCATGAGCCGCCCGGTCTACAGACTCGTAATGCCCATTCTCGACGTCATGCAGACCATGCCCGCGTTCGTCTACCTCATCCCGGCGATTCCGTTCTTCGGTCTCGGCAAGGTGGCGGCAATCTTCTCCACCGTCGTATTCGCCATGCCGCCGTCCATCCGCCTGACCTGTCTGGGCATCAAGCAGGTGCCCGGCGAACTGGTGGAATGCGCCGAAGCCTTCGGTTCCACGCGCTGGCAGCGTCTTTTCAAACTTGAGCTTCCCATGGCTACCCCGACCATCATGGCGGGTGTGAACCAGACCGTCATGCTGGCCCTGTCAATGGTCGTCATCGCGGCCATGATTGGTGCGCGCGGTCTTGGTGGCGAAGTATGGAAAGCAATTCAGCGCATGCAGATGGGCGACGGCTTCGAAGCCGGTATCGGCATCGTTATCGTAGCCATCGCGCTTGACCGTATCCTTCAGAAACTCGGTTCGCGCTCTAAGGCGTAA
- a CDS encoding glycine betaine ABC transporter substrate-binding protein yields the protein MKKVIVSVMAMVLCLAMALPAFASKGEVELAYVEWSSEVASTNVVKAVLQERMGYECEIIPVSVGPMYAAVAAGDVDGMVSSWQPIQSDNLKRTEKDLVNLGPNMVGVQSGFVVPSYVTIDSIEELNANADKFDGEIIGIDPGAGVMQQADNAIEQYGLDEMELIDSTGAMMTAALKDGIRRNDWVVVTGWTPHWKWGTWDLKYLKDPKNVFGDPEDGTILTLVRKGLDSDMPEVHAFLDNFQWTPDEMAEVMVWIREGMEPYDAAKKYIEKHKEQVDGWLK from the coding sequence ATGAAAAAAGTCATCGTTTCCGTCATGGCCATGGTCCTGTGCCTGGCTATGGCACTCCCGGCATTCGCCTCCAAGGGCGAGGTCGAACTGGCCTACGTCGAGTGGTCTTCCGAAGTCGCCTCCACCAACGTCGTGAAGGCCGTGCTTCAGGAGCGCATGGGTTACGAATGCGAAATCATCCCGGTTTCCGTCGGCCCGATGTACGCAGCCGTCGCTGCCGGCGACGTGGACGGCATGGTCTCCTCCTGGCAGCCCATCCAGTCCGACAATCTGAAGCGCACCGAAAAGGATCTGGTCAACCTCGGTCCGAACATGGTCGGCGTGCAGTCCGGCTTTGTCGTTCCGTCCTACGTGACCATCGACTCCATTGAAGAACTCAACGCCAACGCCGACAAGTTCGACGGCGAAATCATCGGCATCGACCCCGGTGCAGGCGTCATGCAGCAGGCTGACAACGCCATTGAGCAGTACGGTCTGGATGAGATGGAACTCATCGACTCCACCGGCGCCATGATGACTGCCGCCCTCAAGGACGGCATCCGCCGCAACGACTGGGTCGTGGTCACCGGCTGGACCCCGCACTGGAAGTGGGGCACTTGGGACCTCAAGTACCTCAAGGACCCCAAGAACGTGTTCGGTGATCCCGAAGACGGCACCATCCTGACCCTCGTCCGCAAGGGCCTGGACAGCGACATGCCCGAAGTGCACGCGTTCCTGGACAACTTCCAGTGGACTCCGGACGAAATGGCTGAAGTCATGGTCTGGATCCGTGAAGGCATGGAACCGTACGATGCTGCCAAGAAGTACATCGAAAAGCACAAGGAACAGGTTGACGGCTGGCTGAAGTAA
- a CDS encoding glycine betaine ABC transporter substrate-binding protein, producing MFNFNQEVLLRTRFALLIMALSIVLFSFPALANADKGPVKIAYVEWDCAAASTNVVKAALEEEMGYDVELYPVAAAAMWQAVGTGDVDAMVTAWLPVTHADYFNKVKDSVEKLGPIAGGARLGWAVPSYVTEVDSIDQLNENADMFGGKIYGIDPGAGLMRLSDKAMKEYDLDKMELMEGSGATMVGMLANAYKKKEPIVITTWSPHWMFGKWDLKYLKDPKGVMGGEEQIYTIVRNDLKDDMPEVYEFFKNFKWKSSSQLQMVMAWNQEEGADRYENALRFIKENPEQVQSWVK from the coding sequence ATGTTCAATTTCAATCAGGAGGTTCTTTTGCGGACCAGATTTGCTCTTCTCATCATGGCCTTGTCCATAGTTCTCTTCAGCTTCCCGGCACTTGCCAACGCAGACAAGGGGCCGGTGAAAATCGCGTATGTCGAATGGGACTGCGCAGCCGCATCCACTAACGTGGTCAAGGCGGCACTGGAAGAGGAGATGGGGTATGACGTGGAACTGTACCCGGTTGCCGCCGCAGCTATGTGGCAGGCAGTCGGAACCGGCGACGTTGACGCCATGGTCACCGCATGGCTGCCGGTCACGCATGCCGATTACTTCAATAAGGTAAAAGACAGCGTGGAAAAACTCGGTCCGATCGCCGGCGGCGCACGCCTCGGCTGGGCGGTTCCGTCCTATGTGACCGAAGTTGATTCCATCGACCAGCTCAACGAAAACGCCGACATGTTCGGCGGAAAGATCTACGGCATCGACCCCGGTGCGGGCCTGATGCGCCTTTCCGACAAGGCCATGAAGGAATACGACCTGGACAAGATGGAGCTGATGGAAGGCTCCGGCGCGACCATGGTCGGTATGCTCGCCAACGCCTACAAGAAGAAGGAACCCATCGTCATCACCACCTGGTCTCCGCACTGGATGTTTGGCAAGTGGGACCTCAAGTACCTCAAGGATCCCAAGGGCGTCATGGGCGGCGAAGAGCAGATCTACACGATCGTTCGCAATGACCTGAAGGACGACATGCCGGAAGTGTATGAGTTCTTCAAGAACTTCAAGTGGAAGTCCTCCAGCCAGCTCCAGATGGTTATGGCCTGGAACCAGGAGGAAGGGGCCGACCGTTATGAAAACGCTCTGCGTTTCATCAAGGAAAACCCCGAACAGGTCCAGAGCTGGGTCAAGTAA
- the cysC gene encoding adenylyl-sulfate kinase, with translation MKKHITPHRGEVCRPDREQQNGHRGAVFWFTGLSGSGKSTIAHKVEKALFDEGRKAYVFDGDNVRHGLCGDLSFSREARAENIRRIAEVSKLFVENGIICMCAFITPLKSDRDRVRDIVGEGDFHEVYISCPVEVCEERDVKGYYKLAREGKIKNYTGISAPYEEPKNADIVIHSDRTSIDDSVQQVLDYVRECTANGK, from the coding sequence GTGAAAAAACATATCACTCCCCATAGAGGCGAGGTCTGCCGGCCGGACCGGGAACAGCAGAACGGGCATCGCGGTGCGGTGTTCTGGTTTACCGGCCTTTCCGGTTCCGGCAAGTCCACCATCGCCCATAAAGTCGAGAAGGCTCTATTCGATGAAGGTCGCAAAGCCTATGTGTTTGACGGCGACAATGTTCGTCACGGGCTGTGCGGCGATCTCAGCTTTTCCCGCGAAGCCCGCGCGGAGAACATCCGTCGCATCGCCGAGGTCTCTAAGCTGTTCGTGGAAAACGGCATCATCTGCATGTGCGCGTTTATTACGCCCCTCAAATCCGACCGTGACCGCGTCCGCGATATCGTCGGTGAGGGGGACTTCCACGAGGTATATATTTCCTGCCCCGTTGAGGTCTGCGAAGAACGGGACGTGAAGGGCTACTACAAACTGGCCCGCGAAGGGAAAATCAAGAACTACACCGGCATCTCGGCTCCCTATGAAGAGCCGAAGAACGCGGACATTGTCATCCACAGTGACCGCACCAGCATCGACGATTCGGTCCAGCAGGTTTTGGACTACGTGCGAGAGTGCACTGCCAACGGAAAGTAG
- the cysQ gene encoding 3'(2'),5'-bisphosphate nucleotidase CysQ: MDRMDKDSLYALNRIARDAGAAIMEIYARDFEVMTKQDQSPLTEADLASHQCIINALAEHFPDIPVLSEESKGIDYEQRRDWERFFLIDPLDGTKEFVKRNGEFTVNIALIEDGRPVAGVVFAPVPDTLWFAADELGAWRSQKGGEAEPIEAGRFESLSGLRIVGSRSHPSTSMQAFLDELPEHELLAMGSSIKLCAIADSGADVYPRLGPTSEWDTAAAHCVVEQAGGSVVRLDGEPLAYNKEDILNPLFMVLGNCPSEIKDILTASAREKVELA; encoded by the coding sequence ATGGACCGTATGGACAAAGACAGCCTCTATGCCCTGAACCGCATCGCACGGGACGCCGGGGCAGCCATCATGGAGATATACGCCCGTGATTTCGAGGTGATGACCAAACAGGACCAGTCGCCGCTCACCGAAGCCGACCTGGCATCCCATCAGTGCATCATCAACGCTTTGGCGGAGCATTTTCCCGACATCCCGGTTCTTTCCGAGGAGTCCAAGGGCATCGACTATGAACAGCGCCGTGACTGGGAACGGTTTTTCCTCATCGATCCGCTTGATGGCACAAAGGAGTTCGTCAAACGAAATGGCGAGTTCACCGTAAACATCGCGCTGATCGAAGACGGCCGCCCTGTTGCAGGCGTGGTCTTCGCTCCGGTGCCGGACACCCTGTGGTTCGCCGCTGACGAACTGGGGGCATGGCGCTCGCAAAAAGGCGGTGAGGCCGAACCGATCGAGGCCGGGAGATTCGAGTCGCTTTCAGGGCTGCGCATTGTCGGCAGTCGCTCCCATCCTTCGACCTCCATGCAGGCCTTTCTTGACGAACTGCCTGAGCATGAACTGCTGGCCATGGGCAGCTCCATCAAGCTCTGCGCCATCGCGGATTCCGGAGCCGACGTATATCCGCGTCTTGGTCCCACGAGTGAATGGGACACGGCTGCCGCACACTGCGTTGTTGAACAGGCCGGCGGAAGCGTCGTGCGCCTTGACGGCGAGCCACTCGCCTACAACAAGGAAGACATCCTCAACCCGCTGTTCATGGTTTTGGGCAACTGCCCTTCCGAGATCAAGGATATCCTCACGGCTTCTGCCCGCGAAAAGGTTGAATTAGCGTGA
- the gltA gene encoding NADPH-dependent glutamate synthase: protein MENKPRKPADIGPRIPMPEQPADERVRNFSEVTLGFTLDQAVEEAERCLQCKKPLCQKGCPVEIDIKSFIAKLVDKDVSGAYEVIRKTNSLPAVCGRVCPQESQCEGMCILGKKNEPVAIGRLERYIADAFMASDACEEITGTHECALVREDLQVACIGAGPASLTVAGYLASKGIKVTLFEGLHEPGGVLIYGIPEFRLPKSIVGREVNALKDLGVEIRTNWVGGKTITIQDLQDEGYDAIFIGVGAGLPRFLNIPGDNLVGVFSANEYLTRVNLGRAYDFPNYDTPTFKANDVVVIGGGNVAMDAARTAKRMGAERVSIVYRRTQDEMPARLEELHHAIEEGIEIRALCGPLAFNPGESGRLETMTVQKMCLGEPDDSGRRSPVCIEGETEEIPCDMAVVAVGTRPNPILLEATPDLELNKWGYIAADPETGETSMENVFAGGDIVTGAATVISAMGAGRRAAQEIAKRLL from the coding sequence ATGGAAAATAAACCCCGCAAGCCCGCAGACATCGGGCCCCGCATTCCCATGCCCGAGCAGCCCGCGGACGAACGGGTCCGAAACTTCTCCGAGGTGACTCTGGGCTTCACACTGGATCAGGCCGTCGAAGAGGCCGAGCGGTGTCTTCAGTGCAAAAAACCGCTTTGCCAAAAGGGATGTCCTGTCGAAATCGACATCAAATCCTTCATCGCCAAACTCGTCGACAAAGACGTCTCCGGTGCCTACGAAGTGATCCGCAAGACCAACTCGCTGCCCGCCGTGTGCGGTCGCGTCTGCCCGCAGGAGAGCCAGTGCGAAGGCATGTGCATCCTCGGCAAAAAGAACGAACCGGTGGCCATCGGTCGTCTGGAGCGTTACATCGCCGACGCCTTCATGGCCTCGGACGCCTGCGAAGAAATCACCGGCACCCATGAGTGCGCCCTCGTGCGCGAGGACCTTCAAGTCGCCTGCATCGGCGCAGGCCCGGCCTCGCTCACCGTGGCGGGCTACCTCGCTTCCAAGGGCATCAAGGTCACTCTTTTCGAAGGGCTTCACGAACCCGGCGGCGTGCTGATCTACGGCATTCCCGAGTTCCGCCTGCCCAAGAGCATCGTGGGTCGCGAGGTCAACGCCCTCAAGGACCTCGGTGTCGAAATCCGCACCAACTGGGTCGGCGGAAAGACCATAACCATTCAGGATCTGCAGGACGAAGGATACGACGCGATATTCATTGGCGTCGGCGCCGGTCTGCCCCGCTTCCTGAATATTCCGGGCGACAACCTCGTGGGCGTGTTTTCCGCCAACGAATATCTCACACGCGTCAACCTCGGCCGTGCATACGACTTCCCCAATTACGACACCCCGACTTTCAAGGCGAACGACGTGGTGGTCATCGGCGGCGGCAACGTGGCCATGGATGCCGCACGCACCGCCAAACGCATGGGTGCCGAGCGCGTCTCCATCGTGTACCGCCGCACGCAGGACGAGATGCCGGCACGCCTCGAAGAGCTGCATCATGCCATTGAGGAAGGCATCGAAATTCGCGCGCTTTGCGGACCGCTCGCCTTCAACCCCGGCGAATCCGGGCGGCTGGAAACCATGACCGTCCAGAAGATGTGCCTTGGCGAACCGGACGATTCCGGCCGCCGCAGCCCCGTGTGCATCGAAGGCGAAACCGAGGAGATTCCCTGCGACATGGCAGTGGTTGCGGTCGGCACCCGTCCCAACCCGATCCTGCTGGAGGCCACTCCCGATCTGGAGCTCAACAAGTGGGGCTACATCGCAGCCGACCCAGAAACCGGTGAGACTTCCATGGAGAACGTCTTTGCAGGCGGCGACATCGTCACCGGTGCGGCCACGGTTATTTCCGCCATGGGCGCTGGCAGACGTGCCGCTCAGGAAATCGCCAAGCGACTTCTTTAG